One Streptomyces sp. NBC_00223 genomic window carries:
- a CDS encoding ABC transporter ATP-binding protein — translation MPVESLGAPGRAAAPGAADGKHGLLEIRGLSIEVAATGTPLVRGVDLAVAPGEVHGLVGETGAGKSLTAWSVLGLLPDGLRRTAGSIMLDGTDLATCDEDHLRAIRGRDVAMIVQNPRTALVPTMTVGDQLALVHRARTGSSRKQSRAAAVETLDSVRLPDAARRCHDYPHQLSGGQAQRVVIAMALLDRPRLLIADEATTGLDVTVQAEVLDLLREQVTEAGVALLLITHDLGVVANYADTTTAMFAGEVVETGSTRALFDAPAHPYLRGLLAAADLEAHTSRSRRAVSGAPPDLAARPPGCQFAFRCPWQAEACLSGVPLTPVGPGHTARCARTAELDRLEAEQDERQT, via the coding sequence ATGCCCGTGGAGTCCCTGGGCGCGCCCGGCCGCGCCGCCGCACCCGGCGCCGCCGACGGCAAGCACGGTCTGCTGGAGATCCGCGGCCTGAGCATCGAGGTCGCGGCCACCGGCACCCCCCTGGTCCGGGGCGTCGACCTGGCGGTCGCGCCGGGGGAGGTGCACGGGCTGGTCGGGGAGACGGGCGCGGGCAAGTCGCTGACCGCGTGGTCGGTGCTCGGACTGCTCCCCGACGGGCTCCGGCGCACCGCCGGATCGATCATGCTGGACGGCACCGACCTCGCCACGTGCGACGAGGACCATCTGCGCGCGATCCGCGGCCGCGACGTGGCGATGATCGTGCAGAATCCGCGCACAGCCCTGGTGCCCACCATGACGGTCGGCGACCAGCTGGCGCTGGTGCACCGGGCGCGCACGGGATCCTCGCGCAAGCAGAGCCGGGCCGCGGCAGTCGAGACCCTGGACTCGGTACGGCTTCCGGACGCGGCCCGGCGCTGCCACGACTACCCGCACCAGCTCAGCGGCGGCCAGGCCCAGCGAGTGGTCATCGCGATGGCGCTGCTGGACCGGCCGCGCCTGCTGATCGCCGACGAGGCGACGACCGGGCTGGACGTCACCGTGCAGGCAGAAGTGCTCGACCTGCTGAGGGAGCAGGTCACCGAGGCCGGCGTCGCACTGCTGCTCATCACCCACGATCTCGGCGTGGTCGCCAACTACGCCGACACGACCACGGCGATGTTCGCGGGCGAGGTGGTCGAGACCGGCAGCACCCGCGCCCTGTTCGACGCCCCGGCGCACCCGTATCTGCGCGGGCTGCTCGCGGCCGCCGACCTGGAAGCGCACACCTCGCGCTCCCGCCGCGCCGTCAGCGGGGCACCGCCCGATCTGGCCGCGCGGCCGCCCGGGTGCCAGTTCGCCTTCCGCTGTCCCTGGCAGGCCGAGGCATGCCTTTCGGGGGTGCCGCTGACACCGGTCGGGCCGGGCCACACGGCGCGGTGCGCGCGCACGGCCGAGCTGGACCGGCTGGAGGCAGAACAGGATGAGAGGCAGACATGA
- a CDS encoding aspartate aminotransferase family protein, with amino-acid sequence MTTTSAYIPTGTMIERARRVIPNGASSAWRSVHNEAIVRAEGAYLWNAEGRRYIDCLCAWGPIVIGHCDPRVNQAVLDAMNTCDLTAVGPHPGEVELAEAICEVMPSAERVAFCQSGTDTMMHAVQAVRAFTGRTKLLKFHGSYHGWSDSLAVGVRYNAAGSRGRTLNEPEGAGMHPALTADALVVEWNDLAAVEQVFSAHAGELAGVVCEPYSQGFGCVAPAPGFLEGIRALCTRYGVPLVFDEVKTGFRHHVGGYQVLCGVTPDVTAFSKALGNGFAIGGVAGSAEIMSVFEIGHNGMEAIWDGTSNSSPYAMAAGLATLGILRDGGVERLNVLGERMRAGLREAVAGTGAVATITGVGASWMVYFLPEAPTNYRQALQNNTAQATVYNRAMREAGIMEPLVGLGDRRLCLAMTEDDVDESVEAARAAFLKAKGVS; translated from the coding sequence ATGACCACAACCAGTGCCTACATACCGACCGGGACCATGATCGAGCGCGCCCGTCGGGTGATTCCCAACGGCGCGTCCTCGGCCTGGCGCTCGGTGCACAACGAGGCGATCGTGCGAGCCGAAGGCGCCTACCTGTGGAACGCCGAGGGGCGGCGGTACATCGACTGCCTGTGCGCGTGGGGGCCGATCGTCATCGGCCACTGCGACCCGCGCGTGAACCAGGCCGTCCTCGACGCGATGAACACCTGTGACCTCACCGCGGTCGGACCCCACCCCGGTGAGGTCGAGCTGGCCGAGGCGATCTGCGAGGTGATGCCGTCCGCCGAGCGTGTCGCGTTCTGCCAGTCAGGCACCGACACCATGATGCACGCCGTGCAGGCCGTGCGGGCGTTCACCGGGCGGACCAAGCTGCTGAAGTTCCACGGCTCTTACCACGGCTGGAGCGATTCGCTGGCGGTCGGTGTCCGCTACAACGCCGCCGGTTCCCGCGGCCGCACGCTCAACGAGCCCGAGGGAGCCGGAATGCACCCGGCGCTCACGGCCGACGCCCTCGTGGTCGAGTGGAACGACCTCGCCGCGGTCGAGCAGGTCTTCTCCGCCCACGCGGGAGAACTCGCCGGCGTGGTCTGCGAGCCCTACTCGCAGGGTTTCGGCTGCGTCGCGCCCGCGCCCGGCTTCCTGGAGGGCATCCGCGCGCTGTGCACCAGGTACGGAGTGCCGCTCGTCTTCGACGAGGTCAAGACCGGATTCCGGCACCACGTGGGCGGTTACCAGGTCCTCTGCGGTGTGACCCCGGATGTCACGGCCTTCAGCAAGGCCCTCGGGAACGGCTTCGCCATCGGCGGTGTGGCCGGCAGCGCGGAGATCATGTCCGTCTTCGAGATCGGCCACAACGGCATGGAGGCCATCTGGGACGGCACCAGCAACTCCAGCCCGTATGCCATGGCGGCGGGGCTGGCGACGCTCGGCATCCTGCGCGACGGCGGCGTCGAGCGGCTGAACGTACTGGGTGAGCGGATGCGCGCCGGGCTGCGCGAGGCCGTCGCCGGGACCGGAGCCGTCGCGACGATCACCGGAGTGGGCGCGTCGTGGATGGTGTACTTCCTGCCGGAGGCGCCGACCAACTACCGGCAGGCGTTGCAGAACAACACCGCTCAGGCGACGGTCTACAACCGGGCCATGCGCGAGGCCGGGATCATGGAGCCGCTGGTCGGGCTGGGTGACCGCCGGCTGTGCCTGGCGATGACGGAGGACGACGTCGATGAGTCGGTCGAGGCCGCGCGGGCCGCGTTCCTGAAAGCCAAGGGCGTCTCATGA
- a CDS encoding gluconate 2-dehydrogenase subunit 3 family protein: MSEPRPVLEPEARAALRAVVSRLIPADELGPGAVEAGADDYIVAALRGALASRADRYRAGLAAIDEESLRRTGHRFAELDPPRQDELLQRWGRSRPLADFVETVREHTVEGFLGDPVHGGNRDRIGWDLIGYTPPGRPFTAAQQGAQ, translated from the coding sequence ATGAGTGAGCCCCGCCCGGTGCTCGAACCCGAGGCCCGCGCCGCGCTGCGGGCCGTGGTGTCGCGTCTGATCCCCGCCGACGAACTCGGCCCGGGTGCGGTCGAGGCCGGCGCCGACGACTACATCGTCGCGGCGCTGCGGGGGGCGCTGGCATCCCGGGCCGACCGCTACCGCGCCGGGCTGGCCGCCATCGACGAGGAGTCGCTGCGCCGCACCGGCCACCGTTTCGCCGAGCTGGACCCGCCCCGCCAGGACGAACTGCTCCAGCGCTGGGGGCGGTCGCGGCCGCTCGCCGACTTCGTCGAGACGGTACGTGAGCACACCGTCGAGGGCTTCCTCGGCGACCCGGTGCACGGCGGCAACCGCGACCGGATCGGCTGGGACCTCATCGGATACACGCCGCCCGGACGGCCGTTCACCGCCGCGCAGCAGGGGGCACAGTGA
- a CDS encoding ABC transporter permease, with protein sequence MNWWTYLLRRTGLAAVQVVAIEILTFVILRVIPANPAYRIAGFDISPEHIAQIKAELGLDKSIWAQLWDYAVDVAHGRLGTSLSTGDPVWHDLQQRVPATLELVVIGLGLAILIGVPLGVWSARRRGGAVGRTVRTYSLLAGSQPDYWWGLVLVFVFFVVLKIAPGPVGQLGIGAVPPNHVTGSYLLDSLLTGNWTSLGSVLSQLVLPIATVVIVYMAPILKMTTSSYQDAMRADSIRLLRASGVGESRIALITLRLAAQPIVTTIGICSVFLLGGAALIETVFGWNGAAQYAVNATVTSDYAAMQGVVLVIAALAALAYLLTDVVQMLLDPRVRSGHAE encoded by the coding sequence ATGAACTGGTGGACATATCTGCTCCGGCGGACCGGACTGGCCGCCGTCCAAGTCGTGGCCATCGAGATACTCACCTTCGTGATCCTGCGGGTGATTCCCGCCAACCCCGCCTACCGCATCGCGGGTTTCGACATATCGCCCGAGCACATCGCCCAGATCAAGGCCGAGCTGGGCCTGGACAAGTCCATCTGGGCCCAGTTGTGGGACTACGCCGTCGATGTGGCGCACGGCCGGCTCGGCACTTCCCTGTCCACCGGTGACCCGGTCTGGCACGACCTGCAACAGCGCGTACCCGCCACCTTGGAACTGGTGGTCATCGGCCTGGGCCTCGCCATCCTCATCGGCGTGCCGCTCGGCGTCTGGAGCGCCCGGCGCCGAGGCGGCGCCGTGGGCCGGACCGTACGCACCTACTCACTGCTCGCGGGCTCACAGCCCGACTACTGGTGGGGCCTGGTACTCGTCTTCGTCTTCTTCGTCGTCCTGAAGATCGCGCCGGGCCCGGTCGGACAACTGGGCATCGGAGCGGTTCCGCCCAACCACGTGACCGGCTCCTATCTGCTCGACAGCCTCCTCACCGGGAACTGGACCTCGCTCGGCTCGGTGCTCTCCCAGCTCGTGCTGCCTATCGCAACGGTGGTGATCGTCTACATGGCACCGATCCTCAAGATGACCACGTCGAGTTACCAGGACGCGATGCGGGCCGACTCCATCCGGCTGCTCCGCGCCTCCGGTGTGGGCGAGTCCCGTATCGCCCTCATCACCCTGCGGCTGGCCGCCCAGCCCATCGTGACGACCATCGGCATCTGCAGCGTCTTCCTGCTCGGCGGAGCGGCACTGATCGAGACCGTGTTCGGCTGGAACGGAGCCGCGCAGTACGCGGTCAACGCCACCGTCACCTCGGACTACGCGGCCATGCAAGGTGTGGTCCTGGTCATCGCGGCACTGGCCGCGCTGGCCTACCTGCTCACCGACGTCGTGCAGATGCTGCTCGATCCCCGGGTGCGATCGGGGCATGCCGAGTGA
- a CDS encoding aspartate aminotransferase family protein, whose translation MIPLEAPADAPDYVARAERVLPGGASGSWRSYDMQVVRRTSGAHIWTADGTRYIDHILAWGTVVIGHSDHRVNRAVFAAAEQCDLTTLGPQQGEVEVAERICSVMPSAQNVAFCVSGTEATLHAVQLARAATGRTKLLKFHGSYHGWHDMLAVGVRAAPGREDRTDLRATESVGIHPAAAADVVVVEWNDAAGLAEAFAAHGPELAAAFCEPYVQSYGCTPAEPGFLEQLRELCTASGTLLVFDEVKTAFRHHLGGYQAICGVIPDITTFSKALGNGYSVGGLAGRRDLMAGFQAGHARGAVMDGTSNANPYVMAAATATFDLLADGGISHMAALGERMREGLRREIAAAGIPACVTGTGGSWALYMRPTPPRNYAEALTQDNARMVAYNQRLRALGIMEPLVPLADRRLCVSSTEDDVDETLAAAGRAMRAIV comes from the coding sequence ATGATCCCGCTCGAAGCGCCGGCCGACGCGCCGGACTACGTCGCCCGGGCCGAACGAGTGCTCCCCGGCGGGGCCTCCGGCAGCTGGCGAAGCTACGACATGCAGGTGGTGCGCCGCACCAGCGGCGCCCATATCTGGACCGCCGACGGAACCCGCTACATCGACCACATCCTGGCCTGGGGCACGGTGGTGATCGGCCACAGCGACCACCGCGTCAACCGCGCGGTCTTCGCGGCCGCCGAGCAGTGCGATCTCACCACGCTCGGCCCGCAGCAGGGCGAGGTCGAGGTGGCCGAGCGGATCTGCTCGGTCATGCCGTCCGCGCAGAACGTGGCTTTCTGCGTCTCGGGAACCGAGGCGACGCTGCACGCCGTCCAGCTCGCCCGGGCCGCCACCGGACGGACCAAGTTGCTGAAGTTCCACGGCTCGTATCACGGCTGGCACGACATGCTCGCCGTCGGGGTACGGGCGGCGCCGGGCCGGGAAGACCGTACCGACCTGCGGGCCACCGAGAGCGTCGGCATCCACCCGGCCGCGGCCGCCGACGTGGTCGTGGTCGAGTGGAACGACGCGGCGGGACTGGCCGAGGCGTTCGCCGCCCACGGTCCCGAACTGGCCGCGGCGTTCTGCGAGCCGTACGTCCAGAGCTACGGCTGCACCCCCGCGGAGCCGGGGTTCCTGGAGCAGTTGCGCGAACTGTGCACGGCGAGCGGCACCCTGCTCGTCTTCGACGAGGTCAAGACCGCCTTCCGACACCATCTCGGCGGCTACCAGGCCATCTGCGGCGTGATACCCGACATCACCACCTTCAGCAAGGCGCTGGGCAACGGGTACTCGGTCGGCGGGCTGGCGGGCCGGCGCGATCTGATGGCCGGCTTCCAGGCGGGCCATGCCCGCGGCGCGGTGATGGACGGGACGAGCAATGCCAACCCGTACGTCATGGCCGCCGCGACGGCGACCTTCGACCTGCTCGCCGACGGCGGGATCTCGCACATGGCCGCGCTGGGCGAACGGATGCGGGAGGGGCTGCGCCGTGAGATCGCCGCCGCGGGCATCCCCGCCTGCGTCACCGGGACCGGCGGTTCCTGGGCGCTCTACATGCGGCCGACGCCGCCGCGCAACTACGCCGAGGCCCTTACGCAGGACAACGCGCGCATGGTCGCCTACAACCAGCGGCTGCGCGCGCTCGGCATCATGGAGCCGCTCGTCCCCCTGGCCGACCGGCGGCTGTGCGTGAGTTCCACCGAGGACGACGTGGACGAGACCCTCGCCGCGGCGGGCAGAGCCATGCGGGCGATCGTATGA
- a CDS encoding ABC transporter permease, whose product MTATQILTEADTAGGPTAPRHGRELLRRALRDRALVISAGFVLLELLLVVLAPLIAPYSPTQSSLANRLLAPGMHHLMGTDANGTDILSRVLYAPRIDLVIAVAATLIAAAVGTPLGILAGYVKGAVGESLLRVGDIVLTFPVFVLALVVVTALGQGESNLVLVVGFVQAPIYLRLTYGISAALAGRGYVESARLSGAGRTRIILRHILPNASGPLFVQVSVTIGLSILLVSGLSYVGAGIQAPTPEWGSMIATGSQNLATGQWWTSVFPGIAIGLTVVGFAVLSERISRLFEPGSAGSEPNSFTSSQTPS is encoded by the coding sequence GTGACCGCGACGCAGATCCTCACCGAGGCGGACACCGCCGGCGGGCCGACGGCACCGCGGCACGGACGCGAACTGCTGCGCCGGGCACTGCGGGACCGGGCACTCGTCATCTCCGCCGGCTTCGTACTGCTCGAACTGCTGCTCGTGGTGCTGGCACCGCTGATCGCCCCGTACAGCCCGACCCAGTCGTCGCTGGCGAATCGGCTCCTGGCCCCCGGCATGCACCACCTGATGGGCACCGACGCCAATGGCACCGACATTCTCAGCCGGGTCCTGTACGCGCCCCGGATCGACCTGGTCATCGCCGTCGCCGCCACCCTGATCGCCGCCGCCGTCGGTACCCCGCTCGGCATCCTCGCCGGGTATGTCAAGGGCGCGGTGGGAGAGTCGCTGCTGCGCGTCGGCGACATCGTCCTGACCTTCCCGGTGTTCGTCCTCGCGCTGGTGGTCGTCACCGCGCTCGGCCAGGGCGAATCGAACCTCGTACTCGTCGTCGGGTTCGTCCAGGCACCCATCTACCTGCGGCTGACCTACGGGATCAGCGCCGCGCTCGCCGGCCGCGGTTACGTGGAGTCGGCACGCCTGTCGGGCGCCGGCCGGACCCGGATCATCCTCCGGCACATCCTGCCCAACGCCTCCGGCCCGCTGTTCGTCCAGGTGTCGGTCACGATCGGCCTGTCGATCCTGCTGGTCTCCGGGCTCAGCTACGTCGGCGCGGGCATCCAGGCGCCGACCCCCGAGTGGGGATCCATGATCGCCACCGGGTCGCAGAACCTGGCCACCGGCCAATGGTGGACGTCGGTCTTCCCCGGGATCGCGATCGGGCTGACCGTCGTCGGCTTCGCCGTCCTCTCCGAACGCATCTCGCGTCTGTTCGAACCGGGAAGCGCCGGCTCGGAGCCGAACTCATTCACGTCTTCTCAGACACCTAGCTAG
- a CDS encoding ABC transporter substrate-binding protein: MEQEFLQSKRTREIAADALSGASRRSVLQGGLLAGGGLLLAACAGTSPSSTNSATGKPGGKTLVVAAPNTPLTGDLEGPTLGDVESQSTILCCYDGLIEFKFKSSPDGHREAIATEFEPRLAKSWTQTSPTTWQFELVQGVKSPYGNEFTSADIEYLWNVYTPGRKNIGAFFKTKIAKIASVKAKGKYTVVFETDGPAPMFLQVMTTAWSRPFDTTELKKHQTAADPYGAKWLNRNAAGYGPYRITAWNPGSTFTIQRRTDYYGTAPYLDTVTWQQVPDPSNRLYLLLNGTVGAARALQYEDLRKVTASKKLQVQSAPGNFGLYLLLDYKVRPWNDVRMRQAVAYAIPYAQIISKVYSGYATPLKSIEVPAYEGYSDEFWTYDTDLAKAKALVAEAGAHGATMKLSYTATNPQHEQVAIAVQTSLAELGITVTLDKMPPAAFTAAAVQGGLSAFLHNTYAWVVPTTTYDLLLSKMNTPNDVVHYDSSAIQQLATQLSGELDTATRLAGEAEAQKIMDHDLPWIPICNEGQHEAFSTELTNLSWVPHGVFLTEYLLPAHGSGTYLGAE; the protein is encoded by the coding sequence ATGGAGCAGGAATTCCTCCAGAGCAAGCGCACCCGGGAGATCGCCGCCGATGCCCTGTCCGGCGCCAGCCGCCGCTCGGTGCTTCAAGGCGGACTGCTGGCCGGCGGCGGACTGCTGCTGGCCGCGTGCGCCGGCACATCGCCGTCGAGCACGAACTCCGCGACCGGCAAACCGGGCGGCAAGACCCTCGTGGTCGCCGCGCCGAACACCCCGCTCACCGGCGACCTGGAAGGACCCACACTCGGCGACGTCGAATCGCAGAGCACCATACTGTGCTGTTACGACGGCCTGATCGAGTTCAAGTTCAAGTCCTCCCCGGACGGACACCGCGAGGCCATCGCCACCGAGTTCGAGCCCCGCCTGGCCAAGTCCTGGACCCAGACCAGCCCGACGACCTGGCAGTTCGAGCTCGTACAAGGGGTCAAGAGCCCGTACGGCAACGAGTTCACCAGCGCCGACATCGAATATCTCTGGAACGTCTACACCCCCGGCCGCAAGAACATCGGCGCCTTCTTCAAGACGAAGATCGCGAAGATCGCCTCGGTGAAGGCAAAGGGCAAGTACACCGTGGTGTTCGAGACCGACGGTCCGGCGCCGATGTTCCTCCAGGTGATGACGACCGCGTGGTCACGCCCGTTCGACACCACGGAACTGAAGAAGCATCAGACCGCGGCCGACCCCTACGGGGCCAAGTGGCTCAACCGCAACGCCGCCGGCTACGGCCCCTACCGGATCACGGCCTGGAACCCCGGCTCGACGTTCACGATTCAGCGCCGCACCGACTACTACGGCACCGCGCCCTACCTGGACACGGTCACCTGGCAGCAGGTGCCCGACCCGTCCAACCGGCTGTACCTGCTCCTCAACGGCACGGTCGGGGCGGCCCGGGCGCTCCAGTACGAGGATCTGCGGAAGGTCACCGCGTCGAAGAAGCTCCAGGTCCAGTCGGCCCCCGGCAACTTCGGCCTGTACCTCCTGCTCGACTACAAGGTCAGACCCTGGAACGACGTGCGGATGCGGCAGGCGGTCGCCTACGCGATCCCGTACGCCCAGATCATCAGCAAGGTCTACTCCGGGTACGCCACACCCCTGAAGAGCATTGAGGTGCCCGCGTACGAGGGATACAGCGACGAGTTCTGGACGTACGACACCGACCTCGCCAAGGCCAAGGCACTGGTCGCAGAAGCCGGTGCCCACGGCGCCACGATGAAGCTGAGCTACACGGCGACGAACCCGCAGCACGAGCAGGTGGCGATCGCCGTCCAGACGTCCCTGGCCGAACTGGGCATCACGGTGACGCTGGACAAGATGCCGCCGGCCGCGTTCACCGCCGCGGCCGTGCAGGGCGGCCTGTCGGCCTTCCTGCACAACACCTACGCCTGGGTGGTCCCCACGACGACCTACGACCTGCTCCTGTCCAAGATGAACACGCCGAACGACGTCGTCCACTACGACAGTTCCGCCATCCAGCAACTGGCCACGCAGCTCTCGGGCGAACTGGACACCGCCACCCGCCTGGCGGGCGAGGCGGAGGCGCAGAAGATCATGGACCACGACCTGCCGTGGATCCCGATCTGCAACGAAGGCCAGCACGAGGCGTTCAGCACCGAACTGACGAATCTCAGCTGGGTACCGCACGGCGTGTTCCTGACCGAGTACCTGCTGCCGGCCCACGGGTCCGGCACCTACCTCGGGGCCGAGTGA
- a CDS encoding ABC transporter ATP-binding protein yields the protein MSAIDTRTGPERTALLETRELSKVFHARRRGGGSVAVHPTTLRLEQGRCLGIVGESGSGKTTLARMICGLTVPTSGQVDFAGTPVRPRHAAATLRGRVQMVFQDPYDSLNPRLRVLTSIQEPMLLSGRYTADAARDRAGQLLRRVQLDESFGHRFPGQLSGGQLQRVSIARALASGPQLIVLDEPTSALDWMTRGEIIDLLNELRRDLDVSYLFISHDIGAVAAVSDEIAVMYFGSVVESGPAEQVLRAPAHPYTRTLLSAVLQPRVGSRVRAEAQPPPHPRSEAASGGCAFVPRCPDSVAECADTPQRLLPHDDARSVACMRVTDKPEGPADEPEGPADE from the coding sequence ATGAGCGCGATCGATACGCGGACGGGCCCTGAGCGGACCGCGTTGCTGGAGACCCGCGAGCTGTCCAAGGTCTTCCACGCGCGGCGGCGCGGCGGCGGCTCGGTGGCCGTGCACCCGACGACACTGCGCCTTGAGCAGGGCCGCTGCCTCGGCATCGTCGGGGAGAGCGGCAGCGGAAAAACCACGCTGGCCCGGATGATCTGCGGCCTGACCGTCCCCACCTCCGGGCAGGTGGACTTCGCCGGGACACCGGTGCGGCCGCGCCACGCCGCGGCCACGCTGCGCGGTCGCGTACAGATGGTGTTCCAGGATCCGTACGACTCGCTCAACCCGCGGCTGCGCGTGCTGACGTCGATTCAGGAGCCCATGCTGCTGAGCGGCCGGTACACCGCCGACGCGGCCCGTGACCGCGCGGGGCAGCTGCTGCGGCGTGTGCAGCTGGACGAGTCGTTCGGACATCGCTTCCCCGGCCAGCTCAGCGGCGGGCAGCTCCAGCGGGTCAGCATCGCCCGCGCGCTGGCGAGCGGCCCGCAGCTGATCGTCCTCGACGAGCCGACCTCCGCGCTGGACTGGATGACCCGCGGCGAGATCATCGACCTGCTCAACGAGCTGCGACGTGACCTGGACGTGAGCTACCTGTTCATCTCCCACGACATCGGCGCCGTGGCCGCGGTCAGCGACGAGATCGCGGTGATGTACTTCGGCTCGGTGGTGGAGTCCGGGCCGGCCGAGCAAGTCCTGCGAGCACCCGCCCACCCCTACACCCGGACCCTGCTCTCGGCCGTTCTGCAGCCGCGGGTGGGCAGCCGCGTCCGCGCCGAGGCGCAACCGCCGCCGCACCCGCGCAGCGAGGCCGCGAGCGGCGGGTGCGCATTCGTCCCCCGCTGCCCCGACAGCGTCGCGGAGTGCGCCGACACACCCCAACGGCTGCTCCCGCACGACGACGCGCGGTCCGTCGCCTGCATGCGCGTCACCGACAAGCCGGAAGGCCCCGCCGACGAGCCGGAAGGTCCCGCCGATGAGTGA
- a CDS encoding polysaccharide deacetylase family protein: protein MISRAEAFARADDPSAVPPREFRGYGARPPHVEWPGGARLAVQVVVNYEEGSERSFPRGDGVNESFHEFPEVLSGQRDLDVESVYEYGSRAGVWRLLRILDGAGVPVTFFATPTALALNPELIEHIRRRGDEVAAHGYRWLEHYELDRDLEREWIRRTVTELAELVGTPPRGWYCRQMSVHTRELLVEHGGFRYDSDAYNDDLPYWTKAGGQAHLVVPYTLTVNDAHFVLAPTYAAPGDFFDLGRRAIDRLCADGDDRPRMMSIGLHARIAGQPGRADAVAQLLDYAASRDDVWVARRVDIAEEFARQVPPPQDEEAA from the coding sequence ATGATCTCCAGGGCGGAGGCGTTCGCGCGGGCGGACGATCCGTCGGCGGTCCCGCCGCGGGAGTTCCGCGGCTACGGCGCGCGCCCGCCCCACGTCGAGTGGCCGGGCGGAGCACGTCTGGCCGTCCAGGTCGTCGTCAACTACGAGGAGGGCTCGGAACGGTCCTTCCCTCGGGGCGACGGCGTCAATGAGAGCTTCCACGAGTTCCCCGAGGTGCTGTCCGGGCAGCGCGACCTCGATGTCGAGTCGGTCTACGAGTACGGGTCCCGCGCCGGCGTCTGGCGTCTGCTCCGGATCCTGGACGGCGCGGGTGTGCCCGTGACGTTCTTCGCGACCCCCACCGCGCTCGCTCTCAACCCCGAGCTGATCGAGCACATCCGCCGCCGCGGCGACGAGGTGGCCGCGCACGGATACCGCTGGCTCGAACACTACGAACTGGACCGCGACCTGGAACGGGAGTGGATCCGGCGCACCGTCACCGAGCTGGCCGAGCTCGTCGGCACCCCGCCACGCGGCTGGTACTGCCGCCAGATGAGCGTCCACACACGCGAACTGCTCGTCGAGCACGGCGGTTTCCGGTACGACTCCGACGCCTACAACGACGACCTGCCGTACTGGACGAAGGCCGGCGGTCAGGCGCACCTCGTCGTGCCCTACACGCTCACCGTCAACGACGCCCACTTCGTGCTCGCCCCGACCTACGCCGCCCCCGGTGACTTCTTCGACCTGGGCCGCCGCGCGATCGACCGGCTCTGCGCGGACGGCGACGACCGCCCCCGCATGATGTCGATCGGTCTGCACGCCCGTATCGCCGGGCAGCCCGGGAGGGCCGATGCCGTGGCCCAACTGCTCGACTACGCGGCTTCCCGCGACGACGTCTGGGTGGCCCGCCGCGTCGACATCGCCGAGGAGTTCGCCCGCCAGGTCCCGCCACCACAGGATGAGGAGGCAGCATGA